The following coding sequences are from one Pusillimonas sp. DMV24BSW_D window:
- the gcvP gene encoding aminomethyl-transferring glycine dehydrogenase, with protein sequence MSGSTSLHFSALHHLLADNDFADRHVGINEHDREAMLAAMGGLSLEALIKQTVPADIRLTGLLDLDDALSEPDALALLRSYAQQNRVSRSYIGMGYYNTHVPPVILRNVLENPGWYTAYTPYQPEISQGRLEALLNFQQMTMDLTGLPLANASLLDEATAAAEAMALSRRAGRKTTQTYFVAADVHPQTVDVLQTRARYYGFDLVVDHAANIAQYDVFGVLLQYPGTYGDVPELEPFIAAAKSQQALVSVATDLMALVLLRPPGAMGADIVFGSSQRFGVPMGFGGPHAAFFATTDALRRMVPGRVIGVSVDQRGKTALRMAMQTREQHIRREKATSNICTAQALLANMAGLYAVYHGPAGLKKIAERIHRLTQLLAAALAQNGFSTNASYFDTLCVTVGDQQAGIYQRALDHGMNLRRVGADGLGISLDETTTLSDVADLLCAFTGKACNVDFKALDQQVARSDETGIKAPWRRTDAFLSHPVFNRYHSETEMLRYLKRLENKDYSLVHGMIPLGSCTMKLNAVAEMMPVSWPEFAQIHPFAPADQTRGYRLLLADLEHQLAEITGYDAVSLQPNSGAQGEYAGLLAIRKYHESIGQGHRDVCLIPSSAHGTNPASAAMMGMRIVMVACDDRGNVDVDDLAAKAKQYANDLSSLMITYPSTHGVFEARIVEVCDIVHRHGGQVYLDGANMNAQVGLSKPGSIGADVSHLNLHKTFAIPHGGGGPGMGPIGVKKHLAPFLPSHKVVPVAGANPENGAVSASPYGSGCILPISWMYIRLLGRNGLLKSTQNAILAANYIAEKLAPHYPVLYRGAQGRVAHECILDIRPLKERTGVTEEDIAKRLMDYGFHAPTMSFPVAGTLMIEPTESESKSELDRFIEAMIGIRTEIDAVASGHYALEQSPLRLAPHTAADLVDVQWERPYTRETAVFPTAFTKEAKFWPAVNRVDNVYGDRNFVCSCPSVEAFAEAS encoded by the coding sequence ATGTCGGGCTCGACGTCATTGCACTTCAGCGCTTTACATCATTTATTAGCGGACAACGACTTTGCGGATCGGCACGTTGGTATCAATGAGCACGATCGCGAGGCGATGCTGGCTGCAATGGGGGGGCTGTCGCTGGAGGCGCTAATCAAGCAAACCGTGCCCGCCGATATCCGGTTGACCGGGCTGCTTGACCTTGACGACGCCTTGAGTGAACCAGACGCCCTGGCGCTATTACGTAGTTATGCGCAGCAAAACCGAGTGAGTCGCTCGTATATTGGAATGGGGTATTACAACACCCATGTGCCCCCGGTGATTCTACGTAACGTATTGGAAAACCCCGGTTGGTATACCGCTTACACGCCTTATCAGCCTGAAATTTCCCAGGGTCGCCTGGAGGCTTTGCTGAACTTTCAGCAAATGACCATGGATCTAACCGGATTACCCCTGGCCAATGCGTCGCTGCTCGATGAGGCAACGGCCGCCGCAGAGGCAATGGCACTCAGTCGGCGAGCCGGTCGTAAGACAACGCAAACGTATTTCGTCGCGGCCGATGTTCACCCCCAAACGGTCGATGTTCTGCAAACACGTGCGCGCTATTACGGCTTCGACTTGGTGGTGGATCATGCCGCCAATATTGCTCAATACGATGTATTTGGCGTGTTGTTGCAATACCCCGGTACATACGGCGATGTGCCTGAGCTGGAGCCGTTCATCGCAGCGGCAAAATCACAGCAGGCGCTCGTTTCTGTAGCCACTGATCTTATGGCTTTGGTCTTGCTGCGTCCCCCCGGTGCCATGGGGGCGGATATTGTGTTTGGTTCGTCTCAGCGGTTTGGCGTGCCCATGGGTTTTGGTGGCCCGCATGCCGCCTTCTTTGCCACAACCGACGCCTTGCGCAGAATGGTGCCCGGGCGTGTGATTGGCGTGTCGGTCGATCAGCGCGGAAAAACGGCCTTGCGTATGGCTATGCAAACACGCGAACAACATATCCGGCGAGAGAAGGCCACCTCGAATATTTGTACCGCTCAGGCTTTGCTTGCCAATATGGCGGGTTTATATGCGGTTTATCATGGCCCCGCAGGCTTGAAGAAAATTGCCGAGCGCATCCACCGTTTAACGCAGTTGTTAGCGGCCGCGTTGGCACAGAATGGTTTTTCGACGAACGCATCTTATTTCGATACCCTGTGCGTTACGGTTGGCGATCAACAGGCCGGAATCTATCAACGCGCGCTGGATCACGGCATGAATTTGCGCCGGGTCGGCGCCGACGGTTTGGGGATTAGTCTGGACGAAACCACGACCCTAAGTGATGTGGCCGATTTGTTATGCGCTTTTACCGGTAAAGCCTGTAACGTGGATTTCAAAGCGCTGGATCAGCAAGTGGCCCGGAGCGATGAAACCGGCATTAAGGCGCCATGGCGCCGTACGGATGCGTTTCTGAGCCACCCGGTGTTCAACCGCTATCATTCCGAAACCGAGATGTTGCGCTATTTAAAGCGCCTTGAAAATAAAGATTACTCTTTGGTGCATGGCATGATCCCATTGGGTTCATGCACTATGAAGTTGAATGCCGTTGCTGAAATGATGCCGGTGAGCTGGCCTGAGTTCGCGCAGATTCACCCCTTTGCGCCGGCAGATCAAACCCGGGGATACCGCTTGCTTTTGGCCGACCTTGAGCATCAATTGGCCGAAATCACCGGATACGATGCCGTGTCGCTTCAGCCTAATTCCGGAGCGCAAGGCGAATATGCAGGCCTGCTGGCGATTCGCAAATATCATGAATCCATTGGCCAGGGCCATCGTGATGTTTGCCTGATTCCATCTTCTGCGCATGGGACAAATCCCGCTTCCGCCGCCATGATGGGTATGCGGATTGTCATGGTCGCTTGCGACGATAGGGGTAATGTTGATGTTGATGATTTGGCCGCGAAAGCGAAGCAATATGCGAACGACTTGTCTTCATTGATGATTACGTATCCTTCCACGCATGGCGTGTTCGAGGCACGTATTGTAGAAGTCTGCGATATCGTGCATCGCCATGGTGGCCAGGTTTATCTGGACGGTGCCAATATGAATGCTCAGGTGGGCCTGAGCAAGCCGGGTTCAATTGGTGCCGATGTTTCGCATTTGAATTTACATAAAACGTTCGCGATTCCTCACGGTGGGGGCGGTCCGGGCATGGGTCCTATTGGCGTGAAAAAGCATTTGGCGCCGTTTCTGCCTAGCCATAAAGTGGTGCCGGTGGCCGGAGCTAATCCTGAGAATGGAGCGGTATCAGCGTCGCCCTATGGTTCTGGATGTATTCTGCCCATCAGTTGGATGTACATTCGCTTGTTGGGCCGAAACGGGCTACTGAAATCAACACAAAACGCGATTTTGGCTGCTAACTATATTGCCGAGAAACTGGCCCCCCATTACCCCGTTCTTTATCGTGGGGCGCAAGGGCGAGTAGCGCACGAATGTATTCTTGATATTCGCCCGCTTAAAGAGCGAACCGGCGTAACCGAAGAGGATATCGCCAAACGTTTGATGGACTATGGCTTTCACGCGCCAACCATGTCTTTCCCGGTTGCAGGTACGCTCATGATTGAACCGACCGAGTCAGAATCGAAATCGGAGCTGGACCGTTTTATTGAGGCGATGATCGGGATTCGCACCGAAATCGATGCAGTTGCGTCGGGTCATTATGCGTTGGAACAAAGCCCGCTGCGGTTGGCACCCCATACTGCTGCTGATTTGGTCGATGTGCAATGGGAGCGCCCGTATACGCGGGAAACAGCTGTTTTTCCCACTGCATTTACAAAAGAAGCCAAGTTCTGGCCGGCGGTTAATCGCGTGGATAACGTGTATGGCGACCGGAATTTTGTGTGCTCTTGCCCCAGCGTGGAGGCGTTTGCCGAAGCGTCGTGA
- a CDS encoding TRAP transporter substrate-binding protein: protein MRQPFESLKLLTAAALVTCAAGVQATTLTLSNWVPPTHFVTSDILQVWAKNVEQATEGRVKIRMLPKPVGSPPQHWELARKGIADITWGNFTYEPDRFKAIWFAEFPFNGDNSEAQSVALWDTYEKYLKGTPTFQGVKLLGTGMFGGGAIHHSSKNIVTPEDLANQKIRMGGPIQKRLLEEMGAVPIAAPAPQVYELVENGVVDGSLNPIESVINFRAADMLKHHTLVPGGFYDATFFLAMNEGTWNKLSEADKKAIMSVSGEHFSRLWGSEYDRQTQMAMKALKEQNHEFNAPSPELMTKIEEVNKKVVAEWAADGASFNVDDPMEMVEFYRARYNELKNTN from the coding sequence ATGAGACAACCTTTTGAATCCCTCAAATTGCTCACCGCCGCAGCCTTGGTTACCTGTGCGGCGGGCGTACAAGCCACTACTCTTACGCTTTCCAATTGGGTGCCACCCACACACTTCGTTACCAGCGATATTCTCCAAGTGTGGGCGAAAAACGTCGAGCAAGCCACAGAAGGCCGCGTCAAGATTCGCATGCTGCCCAAACCCGTTGGAAGCCCGCCTCAGCATTGGGAACTGGCGCGCAAAGGCATTGCCGACATTACATGGGGTAACTTCACTTATGAACCCGACCGCTTCAAAGCCATCTGGTTTGCCGAATTTCCATTCAATGGCGACAACTCTGAAGCACAATCCGTCGCCTTGTGGGACACCTACGAGAAATACTTAAAAGGCACACCCACCTTCCAAGGCGTGAAACTACTAGGAACCGGCATGTTCGGGGGCGGCGCCATTCATCACAGCTCAAAGAATATTGTTACCCCGGAAGACTTGGCTAACCAGAAGATTCGGATGGGCGGCCCCATTCAAAAACGCTTGCTTGAAGAAATGGGGGCTGTACCCATTGCAGCACCTGCCCCACAAGTATACGAATTAGTCGAAAATGGTGTCGTTGATGGCTCGTTAAACCCCATTGAGTCCGTCATCAACTTCCGCGCAGCCGATATGTTGAAACACCATACTCTTGTGCCCGGCGGCTTCTACGACGCCACCTTCTTCCTGGCCATGAATGAAGGTACATGGAACAAGCTTTCTGAAGCCGACAAAAAGGCGATTATGAGTGTATCGGGTGAACATTTTTCCCGTCTTTGGGGTAGCGAATACGACCGTCAAACCCAAATGGCCATGAAAGCATTGAAAGAACAAAATCACGAGTTCAACGCACCCTCTCCCGAACTCATGACCAAGATCGAAGAGGTAAACAAAAAAGTGGTAGCCGAATGGGCGGCCGATGGTGCGTCGTTCAACGTTGACGACCCCATGGAGATGGTAGAGTTCTATCGCGCCCGATACAACGAACTGAAAAACACAAACTAA
- the gcvH gene encoding glycine cleavage system protein GcvH: MSELPSNLKYTASHEWVLDNGDGTVTVGITDHAQTLLGDVVYVELPEMGSQVERGKEFAVVESVKAASDLYAPVSGEVVAVNEVLEGAPETVNNAPYSDGWVVKLRISDSAELVSLLDAQGYAATLGD, encoded by the coding sequence ATGAGTGAACTACCGTCGAATTTGAAATATACCGCGTCCCACGAATGGGTTCTTGATAACGGTGATGGCACTGTGACCGTGGGTATCACTGATCACGCTCAGACCTTGTTGGGTGACGTGGTCTATGTAGAACTGCCTGAAATGGGAAGCCAGGTTGAGCGTGGCAAGGAGTTTGCCGTCGTGGAATCGGTGAAAGCGGCATCTGATCTTTATGCGCCCGTTTCAGGCGAGGTGGTCGCAGTGAATGAGGTTTTGGAAGGGGCGCCTGAAACAGTGAATAACGCGCCCTACAGCGACGGCTGGGTCGTAAAGTTGCGTATAAGCGATTCCGCAGAGCTCGTATCGTTGCTTGACGCGCAGGGCTATGCCGCCACGCTGGGCGACTGA
- a CDS encoding M20 aminoacylase family protein, which produces MAHPELDLQSMKEWRHAMHQFPELGFEEERTSALVSRSLTEWGYDVHTGLAGTGVVGKLVIGTGKGPKLGLRAEMDALPIQEATGLPWQSRVSGKMHACGHDGHTAIMMGAAKALAKMNAAGQLPGNGILHIIFQPAEEIGGGGGAQRMIEEGLFDHFPCDAIFALHNFPGTPVGHCFFRPGPFMCSSDKVRVRFQGKGGHGAMPELSQDPTLPMAATLMGLQTIISRNLSPFESGVISVGRVAAGASYNIIPDQAELELSVRALQPDVREKLRERIEGMALHQAKAYNCTVSTTYELGYPVLVNDPKLSQLMERAAKQTFGNERVETQASPLAASEDFAYMLQKVPGGYLIIGNGDNGHEHGKRLGPCSVHNPHYDFNDDCLPYGAAYWLNLVQLFFQQRNNDNETTF; this is translated from the coding sequence GCAATCAATGAAAGAATGGCGCCACGCCATGCACCAATTTCCGGAACTTGGGTTCGAAGAAGAGCGCACCAGCGCCTTAGTGTCACGTTCGCTAACTGAGTGGGGCTACGACGTTCACACTGGCTTGGCCGGCACAGGTGTAGTTGGAAAATTAGTTATTGGCACGGGCAAAGGGCCGAAGTTGGGCTTACGCGCCGAGATGGATGCCCTGCCGATTCAGGAAGCTACCGGCTTACCCTGGCAAAGCCGGGTAAGCGGCAAAATGCATGCTTGCGGCCACGACGGCCACACCGCCATTATGATGGGAGCCGCCAAAGCACTGGCCAAAATGAACGCCGCTGGACAACTACCGGGCAACGGCATTCTGCACATAATTTTTCAACCCGCCGAAGAAATTGGCGGTGGCGGCGGCGCACAACGCATGATAGAGGAAGGTTTGTTCGACCATTTCCCTTGCGATGCCATTTTTGCGCTGCATAATTTCCCCGGTACACCGGTGGGTCATTGCTTTTTCCGCCCGGGTCCTTTCATGTGTTCGTCTGACAAGGTTCGGGTGCGTTTTCAGGGTAAAGGCGGGCATGGCGCCATGCCTGAACTATCACAAGACCCCACTCTTCCTATGGCCGCTACGTTAATGGGGCTGCAAACCATTATCAGCCGTAACCTCAGCCCCTTTGAATCGGGTGTGATTAGTGTGGGACGGGTTGCCGCTGGGGCAAGCTACAACATTATTCCCGACCAGGCCGAGCTGGAACTCAGTGTCAGAGCGCTGCAACCCGACGTTCGTGAAAAACTTCGCGAGCGAATCGAAGGCATGGCGCTGCATCAGGCCAAGGCATACAACTGCACCGTAAGTACAACATACGAGCTGGGTTATCCCGTGCTGGTCAATGACCCTAAGCTCTCGCAACTGATGGAGCGTGCTGCCAAACAGACTTTTGGCAATGAGCGCGTTGAGACTCAAGCCTCTCCACTGGCGGCCAGTGAGGATTTTGCGTACATGCTGCAAAAAGTGCCTGGAGGCTATCTGATTATCGGCAATGGCGACAACGGTCACGAACATGGAAAACGACTGGGGCCGTGCAGTGTGCACAACCCGCACTATGACTTCAACGATGATTGCTTGCCTTATGGGGCCGCCTATTGGCTCAATCTAGTCCAACTTTTTTTTCAACAGAGGAATAACGACAATGAGACAACCTTTTGA
- a CDS encoding TRAP transporter large permease — translation MIVGSAALFAVLLLTFLRVPLAFSLFAVSITALSVDMGLQTALTMTSMTIEEAVFSYELAVVPLFILMGNILSRSGISADLFRAANAYFGHIKGGLALSTIVTCAGFSAVCGSSLATAATMSKVAYPSMKKYGYSDSLSAATIAAGGTLGILIPPSIILMIYGILTQTNIGHLFIAGVIPGMLGLLLYMGAVYIVALLRPGNAPRGEKTSRHEKVASLKGVWPFVLLFMLIIGGIYVKIFTATEAAGMGAGFALIIAIWQKRISRASFRAIFLESAFVSVMLYTVLFGAMLFAKLISFSGLGEGLLGWVEDAGLSSYQLIFAILAVFLILGCVLDSLAIILICVPLFVPIVVANGFDLVWFGILVVVATEIALITPPIGMNVFVIKATLPNVSFQDIFRGLIPFIGADIIRLMLLVFFPALSLALVKLM, via the coding sequence ATGATTGTCGGTTCCGCCGCCCTTTTTGCAGTCTTACTCCTTACTTTTCTAAGAGTCCCACTGGCATTTTCATTATTCGCGGTTTCTATTACAGCCTTGTCGGTTGATATGGGTTTGCAAACCGCTCTCACGATGACCTCCATGACGATTGAAGAGGCAGTGTTTTCCTATGAGCTTGCCGTCGTCCCGTTGTTCATTCTTATGGGCAATATTTTATCGCGCTCGGGCATTTCAGCCGATTTGTTTCGCGCCGCCAACGCCTACTTCGGCCACATTAAAGGCGGGTTAGCGCTATCAACCATCGTAACTTGCGCCGGTTTTAGCGCCGTGTGCGGTTCCAGCCTTGCAACCGCCGCCACCATGTCGAAAGTGGCCTACCCCAGTATGAAGAAATACGGTTATTCAGATAGCTTGTCGGCGGCCACCATCGCGGCCGGCGGCACACTGGGCATTCTGATTCCCCCTTCCATCATCCTGATGATTTACGGCATTCTCACGCAAACCAATATCGGGCACTTGTTCATTGCCGGCGTTATCCCCGGCATGCTGGGGTTGTTACTGTATATGGGTGCCGTTTACATTGTTGCGCTATTGCGACCGGGTAACGCGCCACGCGGCGAAAAAACCAGCCGACATGAAAAGGTCGCCTCACTTAAAGGCGTTTGGCCGTTTGTCTTGCTGTTCATGCTCATTATCGGGGGCATTTATGTCAAGATTTTCACCGCCACCGAAGCCGCCGGGATGGGTGCAGGCTTTGCTTTAATTATTGCCATTTGGCAAAAGCGTATCAGCAGAGCAAGCTTTCGCGCCATTTTTCTGGAATCGGCATTTGTTTCAGTCATGCTTTACACCGTTTTATTCGGTGCCATGCTGTTCGCCAAACTTATCTCCTTTTCGGGCCTGGGCGAAGGCCTGTTGGGCTGGGTGGAAGACGCCGGGCTTTCCTCCTACCAACTCATCTTCGCTATCCTGGCCGTTTTTCTGATTCTGGGATGCGTGCTGGACTCACTGGCCATTATCTTAATTTGCGTTCCCTTGTTCGTTCCCATTGTGGTGGCCAATGGATTCGACCTGGTCTGGTTTGGCATTCTTGTGGTTGTCGCCACCGAGATTGCCCTGATTACCCCCCCTATCGGCATGAATGTCTTTGTCATTAAAGCCACACTGCCCAACGTTTCGTTCCAGGATATTTTCCGGGGCCTCATTCCTTTTATCGGCGCAGATATCATTCGATTAATGCTATTGGTGTTCTTCCCCGCGCTATCGCTGGCGTTGGTAAAGCTTATGTGA
- a CDS encoding NAD-dependent malic enzyme, whose amino-acid sequence MKANGATPSSQSLLGDASLNRATAFSIDERKQYGLLGLLPEKVETEDERLARVLRQLEEQDNDLACYEYLSSLHDMDETLYFKTLMSDPARFIPLVYTPTVGEACQKFDHIFRRPRGLYLPINRQDALDEMLGNWVEHDVRFIVVTDGERILGLGDQGIGGMGIPIGKLSLYTACAGVPPKYTLPITLDVGTNNQALLDDPLYLGLKHPRITGQAYDDFIEAFVQAVQRKFPKACIQFEDFAFPHAAPILARYRDKVCCFNDDIQGTAAVALAGISTALRITGKTLKEQRVLFFGAGTAGAGIAGLIKKALVMEGLSEDEAGKACWLFDINGLLQSKRTDLADFQQPFAHDHEPVNDFVEAIKQIRPTAIVGVSTVGKAFNRAVIEAMAQINERPIIFPYSNPTSHSECSAEDAYQWSEGRAVFASGSPYPPVHYGGRTFVPGQGNNVYIFPAMGMAIYATSATRVTDEMFIVAARALSEQITQGYLDSGLIYPPQKEILPASLKVAAKIAEYIFDHGMARVERPSDINAYIEQMSYKPDYLPLHSA is encoded by the coding sequence ATGAAAGCCAACGGCGCCACACCCTCTAGCCAAAGCCTGCTAGGCGATGCCAGCCTGAACCGTGCCACCGCCTTTTCAATCGACGAGCGAAAACAATATGGTCTGCTAGGCCTGCTTCCCGAAAAAGTCGAAACTGAAGACGAACGACTCGCTCGCGTATTACGCCAGCTCGAAGAGCAAGACAACGACCTGGCATGCTACGAGTACCTTTCATCGCTGCACGACATGGACGAAACTCTGTACTTCAAAACGCTCATGTCCGATCCAGCACGTTTCATCCCTTTGGTTTACACCCCCACTGTGGGTGAGGCGTGCCAGAAATTCGATCATATTTTCCGCCGCCCCCGTGGTTTATATCTTCCCATCAACCGTCAAGACGCGCTTGATGAAATGTTAGGTAACTGGGTTGAACACGACGTTCGCTTTATCGTGGTCACCGACGGCGAACGTATTCTGGGTCTGGGCGACCAGGGTATTGGAGGTATGGGCATTCCTATTGGAAAGCTCTCGCTATATACCGCATGCGCCGGTGTTCCACCAAAATATACGTTACCCATTACGCTTGATGTCGGCACAAACAACCAGGCTTTGCTTGATGACCCTTTGTACCTTGGCCTCAAACATCCCCGTATTACGGGCCAAGCCTACGACGATTTCATTGAAGCGTTCGTACAGGCGGTACAACGCAAATTTCCGAAGGCATGCATTCAGTTCGAAGACTTTGCCTTTCCACACGCAGCACCCATTTTGGCCCGTTATCGCGACAAGGTTTGCTGCTTTAATGACGACATTCAAGGTACCGCGGCAGTGGCACTGGCCGGCATCAGTACTGCACTGCGCATCACCGGTAAAACGCTGAAAGAACAACGCGTGCTGTTTTTCGGTGCAGGAACGGCAGGCGCCGGTATTGCAGGCCTTATCAAGAAAGCACTCGTTATGGAGGGGCTGTCGGAAGATGAAGCCGGAAAAGCGTGCTGGCTGTTTGATATTAACGGTTTGTTGCAATCGAAACGAACCGATCTGGCCGATTTCCAGCAACCCTTTGCCCACGATCACGAACCTGTCAACGACTTTGTGGAAGCCATCAAGCAAATACGCCCAACGGCCATTGTCGGCGTTTCGACCGTTGGCAAAGCATTTAATCGTGCCGTCATTGAAGCTATGGCGCAAATCAATGAGCGGCCAATTATTTTCCCGTACTCGAATCCCACCAGCCACTCCGAATGTTCGGCCGAAGACGCTTATCAGTGGTCCGAGGGACGAGCTGTTTTTGCCAGCGGCAGCCCCTACCCGCCGGTGCATTACGGCGGCCGCACGTTTGTGCCCGGCCAAGGCAACAACGTTTATATTTTCCCCGCTATGGGCATGGCCATATACGCCACCAGCGCCACGCGCGTAACCGACGAAATGTTCATTGTCGCAGCCCGCGCCTTGTCGGAACAGATCACCCAAGGCTATCTTGATTCCGGCTTAATCTACCCGCCCCAAAAAGAAATTCTACCTGCGTCGCTTAAAGTGGCGGCAAAAATTGCAGAATACATTTTTGACCACGGCATGGCCCGGGTTGAGCGCCCGTCCGACATCAACGCCTACATTGAGCAGATGTCGTACAAGCCCGACTATCTGCCACTACACAGCGCGTAA
- the gcvT gene encoding glycine cleavage system aminomethyltransferase GcvT, with the protein MKNIPSSPAVKHLPLHNLHVAAGARMVEFAGWHMPVQYPAGIKQEHLHCRTQAALFDVSHMGQLRLNGKRVDRALEHLTPADIVDLPLNQQRYALLTSAEGGILDDCMVSRYTDYLYMVVNAARREHDIAYLKANLGEDIAVEEIHDRALLALQGPLAATVLARLQPEVQHMRFMASHAIEINGAQCYVSRSGYTGEDGFEISIPIAAATQFAEQLLVQEEVAWAGLGARDALRLEAGLCLYGHDIDTHTTPVEAGLSWSIGKARRPGAAREGGFPGEQHILGELVNKSAARKRVGLVVQGRAPVREGAALYDQNNNRVGHVTSGLFSPTLEHPIAMAYVQTHVAKAQTYLLAEVRGKQLPVTVVSLPFVPHHYHR; encoded by the coding sequence ATGAAAAACATCCCCTCAAGCCCTGCTGTCAAACACCTTCCTCTTCACAACCTGCATGTTGCCGCAGGCGCACGCATGGTGGAATTCGCCGGATGGCACATGCCGGTGCAATACCCGGCGGGTATCAAGCAAGAGCACCTGCATTGCCGCACCCAGGCCGCTTTATTTGATGTGTCTCATATGGGTCAACTGCGATTGAATGGCAAGCGCGTCGACCGCGCCCTTGAGCACCTTACCCCGGCCGACATCGTTGACCTTCCGTTAAACCAGCAACGTTATGCGCTGCTCACTAGCGCCGAAGGCGGCATTCTTGATGATTGCATGGTAAGCCGCTACACCGATTATCTTTACATGGTAGTGAACGCCGCACGCCGCGAACACGACATTGCTTATTTAAAAGCCAACCTGGGAGAGGATATCGCCGTTGAAGAAATTCATGATCGGGCTCTGTTGGCGCTTCAAGGCCCCCTGGCCGCCACCGTGTTGGCACGACTCCAGCCCGAAGTACAACACATGCGTTTCATGGCATCGCACGCAATAGAGATAAATGGGGCGCAATGCTATGTCAGTCGTTCAGGGTACACCGGTGAAGATGGTTTTGAAATTTCCATACCCATTGCTGCCGCCACACAGTTCGCCGAACAACTATTGGTGCAAGAAGAAGTTGCGTGGGCCGGGTTAGGCGCACGCGATGCTTTACGATTAGAGGCCGGCTTATGCTTGTACGGCCACGATATCGACACACACACCACCCCTGTCGAAGCTGGGTTGAGTTGGTCAATTGGTAAAGCACGTCGACCTGGCGCAGCCCGTGAAGGCGGCTTTCCCGGCGAGCAACATATTTTGGGCGAACTCGTTAACAAAAGTGCAGCACGAAAGCGGGTTGGGCTTGTAGTACAAGGCCGCGCGCCCGTGCGCGAAGGCGCCGCCTTATACGATCAAAACAACAACCGTGTCGGCCATGTCACTTCAGGTCTGTTCAGCCCCACGCTGGAACACCCTATTGCGATGGCTTACGTTCAAACGCATGTAGCCAAAGCACAAACATATTTACTGGCAGAGGTACGTGGCAAACAATTACCTGTTACGGTTGTTTCTTTGCCCTTTGTTCCTCACCACTACCACCGATAG
- a CDS encoding TRAP transporter small permease, with product MHSFLQKTRKAIERFLIGALLAMVFLTFADVIGRRFFGAPIYGAHDLTEHLMALIVFSGLPLLTSARGHLVVDLFDRFVMTNAMRWWRGLTTLLVAVILALIGYQFIFATIDANQIKEVSQELLIPRSYFYALISLSCFASAIAALLPPSAPLNAPEENT from the coding sequence ATGCATTCTTTCCTGCAAAAAACCCGAAAAGCCATCGAGCGATTTTTGATTGGTGCTTTGCTTGCAATGGTGTTTCTAACGTTTGCCGACGTCATTGGGCGCCGCTTTTTCGGCGCCCCCATCTACGGTGCGCACGACCTCACAGAACATTTGATGGCACTCATTGTTTTCTCCGGCCTGCCTTTGCTCACGTCGGCCCGTGGCCATCTGGTTGTTGACCTTTTCGACCGTTTCGTCATGACCAACGCCATGCGCTGGTGGCGCGGGCTTACGACACTGCTTGTCGCCGTCATTCTGGCTTTGATTGGATATCAATTTATTTTCGCCACCATTGATGCCAACCAAATCAAGGAAGTAAGCCAGGAGCTACTGATTCCCCGCAGCTACTTCTATGCCTTAATCAGCCTCAGTTGCTTCGCCAGCGCCATTGCAGCGCTGCTACCACCGAGCGCACCGCTTAATGCCCCCGAGGAAAACACATGA
- a CDS encoding helix-turn-helix domain-containing protein: MSDQTDFLPKDDEKSRLTHTRSDEVVEPLQLGKRLREIRLSQNLTLEEAAKLTGLARSTLSKIENEQISPTFMAVTKLARGLNIDMPQLFTRPKQPRQMGGRRDITLKGHGKLHPTPTYEHELLATQLTTKRMIPYKTTVRARSFNDYNDWVRHDGEELLYVLSGKVMLYTEFYEPIELQEGDSAYYDCEMGHALISTSKDDAVVLWVTAWQKNT, encoded by the coding sequence ATGTCCGATCAAACTGATTTTCTTCCAAAAGATGATGAGAAATCCAGGCTCACACATACACGTTCCGATGAAGTGGTTGAACCATTGCAATTAGGCAAACGCTTGCGCGAAATTCGCCTGAGTCAAAACCTGACACTTGAAGAGGCGGCAAAACTGACGGGGCTTGCACGCTCCACGCTTTCAAAAATTGAAAACGAACAGATCTCGCCCACCTTCATGGCCGTCACGAAACTGGCACGCGGGCTGAATATCGATATGCCGCAACTATTCACGCGCCCGAAGCAACCGCGGCAAATGGGCGGGCGACGCGATATCACCCTGAAAGGGCACGGCAAGCTGCATCCCACACCCACTTACGAGCATGAGCTGCTGGCTACCCAACTTACCACCAAGCGCATGATTCCGTACAAAACAACGGTTCGTGCTCGGTCGTTCAATGATTACAACGACTGGGTGCGGCACGACGGCGAGGAGCTGCTTTACGTCCTGTCGGGCAAGGTTATGCTGTACACCGAGTTTTACGAACCCATTGAGCTTCAGGAAGGCGACAGCGCTTATTACGACTGTGAAATGGGACATGCATTGATTTCAACCAGCAAGGACGATGCGGTCGTTTTATGGGTGACAGCATGGCAAAAAAACACGTAG